In Deltaproteobacteria bacterium, a single genomic region encodes these proteins:
- a CDS encoding SpoIID/LytB domain-containing protein yields MILRSLPLVLLVACATSKPATVSPAPSPQPPAPAATPMLVPDAGVVEASLPSPDDALEALWARQLNFKNGTPTVTVRLMEGQDKATFSARAPMHLHAHGGLNKEVNAPANVPFTVRLASADAAEQGFAVQVGEFAVDDRDALAAAKQLWTSRGYEAHALTEGAVYGIAGHVLDNRHTLLLLGPHGPKAQARAMQDEIGQKFGEATLLHTTLLKRPSGVLEVSDANGNVLAQAQDLVVVDDDQIGFDVKQVEYGVGYSWHGFADRSYRGQLLFTVDPQGKLAVVNAVPLEELLRGLVPSEIPAKAHAEALKAQAVTARGEVLAKIGVRHLEDPYLFCSEQHCQVYSGIGGETAATDAAIKATAGEALFLPNGGKLVDTVYSAICGGYTENNENVWAGPQNPALRGVPDVIGDDKSVPATLTDSSLPGFLNSKAAFACKLASASTASKFRWTKRFTASEVDAMLATLKVGHVLGMKVTQRGVSGRAIALTVSGDAGASEIRGELNIRKAFKNLPSGMFVLASEGGKSGPSAWTFSGGGWGHGVGMCQIGAIGRAEHGQTYRDILAHYFQGSELVKVY; encoded by the coding sequence GTGATCCTCCGTTCGCTCCCGCTGGTGCTGCTGGTCGCGTGCGCCACGTCCAAGCCCGCGACCGTTTCGCCAGCCCCCAGCCCCCAGCCTCCAGCCCCTGCAGCGACGCCGATGCTCGTGCCCGACGCGGGCGTCGTGGAGGCGTCGCTGCCCAGTCCCGACGACGCGCTCGAGGCGCTCTGGGCGCGGCAGCTCAACTTCAAGAACGGCACGCCGACGGTCACCGTCCGCCTGATGGAAGGCCAGGACAAGGCCACCTTCTCTGCGCGCGCGCCCATGCACCTGCACGCGCACGGCGGACTTAACAAAGAGGTTAACGCGCCGGCGAACGTGCCCTTCACGGTGCGGCTCGCGTCGGCGGATGCAGCGGAGCAAGGATTTGCGGTGCAGGTGGGCGAGTTCGCGGTCGACGATCGCGACGCGCTCGCGGCCGCCAAGCAGCTCTGGACCTCGCGCGGCTACGAGGCGCACGCGCTGACGGAAGGCGCCGTCTACGGCATCGCGGGCCACGTGCTCGACAACCGGCACACCCTGCTCCTGCTCGGGCCGCACGGTCCCAAGGCGCAAGCGCGCGCGATGCAGGACGAGATCGGCCAGAAGTTCGGCGAGGCCACGCTGCTGCACACCACGCTGCTCAAGCGGCCTTCGGGCGTCCTCGAGGTCAGCGACGCCAACGGGAACGTGCTCGCGCAGGCTCAGGATCTCGTCGTGGTGGACGACGACCAGATCGGCTTCGACGTGAAGCAGGTGGAGTACGGCGTCGGCTATTCGTGGCACGGCTTCGCGGATCGCTCGTACCGCGGGCAGCTGCTGTTCACGGTCGATCCGCAGGGGAAGCTCGCGGTGGTGAACGCGGTGCCGCTCGAGGAGCTCTTGCGCGGCCTGGTGCCAAGCGAGATCCCCGCGAAGGCGCACGCCGAAGCGCTCAAGGCCCAGGCGGTGACCGCGCGTGGTGAAGTGCTCGCCAAGATCGGCGTGCGCCACCTCGAGGATCCGTACCTCTTCTGCTCCGAGCAGCACTGCCAGGTGTACTCGGGCATCGGCGGCGAGACGGCGGCCACCGACGCCGCGATCAAGGCGACGGCCGGCGAAGCGCTCTTCCTGCCCAACGGCGGCAAGCTGGTGGACACCGTCTACTCGGCGATCTGCGGCGGCTACACCGAGAACAACGAGAACGTGTGGGCCGGGCCGCAGAACCCGGCGCTGCGCGGCGTTCCCGACGTCATCGGCGACGACAAGAGCGTCCCCGCGACGCTCACCGACTCGTCGCTGCCCGGCTTCTTGAACAGCAAGGCGGCGTTCGCGTGCAAGCTGGCGAGCGCGTCGACGGCGTCCAAGTTCCGCTGGACGAAGCGCTTCACTGCGAGTGAAGTCGACGCCATGCTCGCAACCCTGAAAGTCGGCCACGTGCTGGGCATGAAGGTCACCCAGCGCGGCGTCTCCGGACGCGCCATCGCGCTCACCGTCAGCGGCGACGCGGGCGCCAGCGAGATCCGCGGCGAGCTCAACATCCGCAAGGCGTTCAAGAACCTGCCCTCGGGCATGTTCGTGCTCGCGTCCGAGGGCGGAAAGTCCGGCCCGAGCGCGTGGACGTTCAGCGGCGGCGGCTGGGGCCACGGCGTGGGCATGTGTCAGATCGGCGCCATCGGCCGCGCCGAGCACGGCCAGACCTACCGCGACATCCTGGCCCACTACTTCCAGGGCAGCGAGTTGGTGAAGGTCTACTAG
- a CDS encoding TonB family protein, translating to MLGWLGLPTEPFKSQEPVSLVNLPGSQWDQNRIVGPKQQQTPKAAQAEEEKPKPPDEEKKKEDLPKGQVVDVAPGNDEKPNDDAKYLAEHNNKVDKQSRAKDQTPFYKNAQPKRTTTLPPNQTTGHDVASKPSLNGNHGLGQDEAEKQQGKIAGHLDVPSVEKRDQVAMRNELNGEIHNQNESEAIKGNSDKLNITPGPQGEGESKAPSEGRAGDKNVANLMPSAAALDKITGAAPNDHLADVDEGDGTFLNTREFKYATFFNRVKQSVGEHWDPSTPLRSRDPEGKIYAYKDRYTLLTVTLDPSGRLRAVSVEKSSGVEFLDDEAVAAFERAQPFPNPPPGLVDHGEVHFTFGFFLEVNSGSSFKIFRSRD from the coding sequence ATGCTCGGCTGGCTGGGCCTGCCCACCGAGCCGTTCAAGAGCCAGGAGCCAGTGTCGCTGGTGAACCTGCCGGGCTCGCAGTGGGACCAGAACCGCATCGTCGGCCCCAAGCAGCAGCAGACGCCCAAGGCGGCGCAGGCCGAGGAGGAAAAGCCCAAGCCGCCCGACGAGGAGAAGAAGAAGGAAGACCTGCCCAAAGGCCAGGTGGTGGACGTGGCGCCGGGCAACGACGAGAAGCCCAACGACGACGCCAAGTACCTCGCCGAGCACAACAACAAGGTCGACAAGCAGAGCCGCGCCAAGGACCAGACGCCGTTCTACAAGAACGCTCAGCCCAAGCGGACGACCACCCTGCCGCCCAACCAGACCACCGGCCACGACGTGGCGAGCAAGCCCTCGCTCAACGGCAACCACGGCCTGGGCCAGGACGAGGCCGAGAAGCAGCAAGGCAAGATCGCCGGGCACCTCGACGTGCCCTCGGTCGAGAAGCGCGACCAGGTGGCGATGCGCAACGAGCTGAACGGCGAGATCCACAACCAGAACGAGTCGGAGGCCATCAAGGGCAACTCCGACAAGCTCAACATCACGCCCGGGCCGCAGGGCGAAGGCGAGTCGAAGGCGCCCAGCGAGGGGCGCGCCGGCGACAAGAACGTGGCCAACTTGATGCCCTCGGCAGCCGCGCTCGACAAGATCACCGGCGCCGCGCCGAACGATCACCTGGCCGACGTGGACGAGGGCGACGGCACCTTCCTCAACACCCGCGAGTTCAAGTACGCCACGTTCTTCAACCGGGTGAAGCAGAGCGTGGGCGAGCACTGGGATCCGAGCACGCCCCTGCGCTCGCGCGATCCCGAGGGGAAGATCTACGCGTACAAAGATCGCTACACGCTGCTCACGGTGACGCTGGATCCCAGCGGACGGCTGCGCGCGGTGAGCGTGGAGAAGTCGAGCGGCGTGGAGTTCCTCGACGACGAGGCGGTGGCCGCCTTCGAGCGCGCCCAGCCCTTCCCCAACCCGCCGCCGGGCCTGGTGGACCACGGCGAGGTGCACTTCACCTTTGGCTTCTTCCTCGAGGTGAACTCGGGGTCGAGCTTCAAGATCTTCCGCTCGCGCGACTGA